In the genome of Vicinamibacterales bacterium, the window ACGCTCACTTCGTCGCGGTTCACGATCGGCTGCCCGGTGTCGAGCACCTGCTGGTCGTCGGCCAGCGAGCGCTCGGCGATCACGGCCGGCCGGAAGTCCGCATCCGTCTTCCCCAGCACCTCCTCCTGGGTCAGTGCGCCGAGCGCGGCGATGTGCGCCGAATTGTTGAGGATGAACCGGCTGTGCGTGTCCTTGACGTAGATGCGATCGGGCAGGGTGTTGACGAGCGAGCGCAGCAGGTTGCGCTCGGCGGCGAGGCTGGCCTCTGCGCGCTTCTGCGCCGTGATGTCCCGCCAGGTCACGAACAGCGCCGCGTCGTCACCGAGCGCAACACGTACGAGGACGACATCCGCCCAGAACTCGGACCCGTCCGGGCGGAGGTACAGCCACTCGCCCTGGCCAGCGCCTGTGGCCAACGCCTCGGCGAACATGATCCTCGCCCGGTCCGCCGATGCGCAGCCGTCGGGTTGAAGTGCGGGCGAGAGATCGTGTGCCGCGCGGCCCGCGATCGCATCGTGTGGTCGGCCGGCGAGGGCGACGGCGGCGGCGTTGCAATCCACGAACGCCAGATCGCGGACGAGGAGGCATGGCTGCGGCGAAGCGAGAAACAGGGCGTGCAGTGCCTGTTCGCCGGCCCACAACGCGGCGGTTGGACCTGATTGTTGGACGATTTCCATCGGCGGCACTCAGTTGGAGACACCGGCAGGTGCACAGACCACCAGCCGCCGCCATTGTACAGGTCGGCGGCCGATCGTCCAGACAGAACTTGCAGGGCCGAGACTCCGGGGCCAGGCTTCGCACTCGCGCTGCGCACGGCAGCGCCTACACGCCTCAGGTGCCGCCGAAACCGATCGTGACCTTGTCACCGTCCACGATGACGGGAACGTCGCGGCTCCCTTTGGTGAAGGTGAGCATGCGATCGAGCGATGCACGATCCTTCTTGACGTT includes:
- a CDS encoding UXX-star (seleno)protein family 1, with the protein product MREDIMVYIFGKDTUPYTQAARDDFSRRHVPFEYVNVKKDRASLDRMLTFTKGSRDVPVIVDGDKVTIGFGGT